From a region of the Helianthus annuus cultivar XRQ/B chromosome 5, HanXRQr2.0-SUNRISE, whole genome shotgun sequence genome:
- the LOC110943998 gene encoding UDP-glycosyltransferase 89B2, with the protein MSHSTHILVYPFAPSGHFIPLLDLTRLLLSRGLTITIVVSTTNLPLLDPLVSSHPSSFHKLLMPDPDHTPFPHPLIAKVIATQQLFDPIVKWFKSHPSPPVAIISDFLLGWTNDLASHLGIRHVVFSPSGALGYSIFNMLWRDALEINALHGDNGDESYMLSFPEIPYSPELPWWQLSPMWRSYNKGEPGFECFRKGILDNMTCWGIVYNTFEGLEGDYIDYLKRQVGHDRVWAVGPLLPDDHGPMSSTARGGSSAVPPDDLLMWLDQKRDDSVVYICFGSLVALSEEEMKALTDALKLSNVDFILCVHESGSSLIPSGFEQQVGGRGFIVIGWAPQLAILQHRAVGSFVTHCGWNSTLEGVTSGVTMLTWPMGADQFANAMLLVDRLGVGKRVCESGPESVPNPVELARLLDESLNVDRPERVKIKELSRAAIKAIKEGTSVTNLNTFVKLLYEL; encoded by the coding sequence ATGTCTCACTCAACACATATACTAGTCTACCCTTTTGCTCCTTCCGGCCATTTCATTCCCTTACTCGACCTCACCCGCCTCCTCCTCAGCCGCGGCCTCACCATCACCATCGTTGTTTCCACCACCAACCTCCCGCTTCTCGACCCTCTTGTCTCCTCGCACCCCTCATCTTTCCACAAACTCCTCATGCCTGACCCCGACCACACCCCATTCCCGCATCCACTTATCGCCAAAGTGATAGCCACCCAACAACTATTTGATCCCATTGTTAAGTGGTTCAAATCCCACCCTTCACCTCCGGTTGCCATCATATCCGACTTCTTGCTCGGGTGGACTAATGACCTTGCCTCCCACCTAGGCATTCGACATGTAGTGTTTTCGCCTTCGGGTGCTCTTGGTTACTCCATTTTTAATATGTTATGGCGAGACGCATTGGAGATTAATGCCCTCCACGGTGACAACGGAGACGAAAGCTACATGCTTTCGTTCCCCGAAATCCCCTACTCGCCCGAACTTCCTTGGTGGCAGCTGTCACCGATGTGGCGAAGTTATAACAAGGGCGAGCCGGGTTTCGAGTGTTTTAGAAAGGGTATTTTGGATAATATGACTTGCTGGGGAATTGTGTACAATACTTTTGAAGGTTTGGAAGGGGATTATATTGATTATTTGAAGAGACAGGTGGGCCATGACCGGGTCTGGGCCGTGGGCCCATTACTCCCTGATGATCATGGCCCGATGAGTAGCACTGCACGTGGTGGGTCCAGTGCAGTGCCACCTGATGACCTGCTCATGTGGTTAGACCAAAAGCGTGACGATTCAGTTGTATATATATGCTTTGGGAGCCTAGTAGCATTAAGCGAGGAGGAAATGAAGGCATTGACGGATGCCCTCAAGCTTAGTAATGTAGACTTTATTTTGTGTGTGCACGAAAGCGGTTCGAGCCTCATCCCTAGTGGGTTTGAACAACAGGTGGGGGGTCGAGGGTTCATAGTCATAGGTTGGGCCCCACAATTGGCAATACTGCAGCATCGGGCTGTAGGTTCGTTTGTGACTCATTGTGGGTGGAACTCAACATTGGAAGGTGTTACATCAGGCGTGACGATGTTGACATGGCCAATGGGTGCGGACCAGTTTGCCAATGCTATGCTACTGGTCGATCGGTTGGGTGTTGGGAAGCGAGTTTGTGAAAGTGGACCGGAGAGTGTTCCTAACCCAGTCGAGTTGGCCCGGTTGTTGGATGAGTCTTTGAATGTTGATAGGCCCGAGCGAGTTAAAATTAAGGAGCTGAGCCGAGCAGCCATCAAGGCAATTAAAGAAGGAACATCAGTAACGAATTTGAATACATTCGTCAAGCTTTTATATGAGCTCTAA